A stretch of the Ascaphus truei isolate aAscTru1 chromosome 4, aAscTru1.hap1, whole genome shotgun sequence genome encodes the following:
- the LOC142493433 gene encoding cystatin-like, protein MAMLVSALVVVMLVVASSGSPDREGGQRPRSLVGAPIEAQKDEEGVQRALMFAMKEYNKGSNDKYVSKVANVINVKKQIVSGVNYLINVEIGRTTCTKPTYNLGECEFHEQPADLSKLICNFEVWNVPWLGQTKLTKNECH, encoded by the exons ATGGCGATGTTAGTCTCTGCGCTGGTTGTTGTGATGCTGGTGGTCGCGTCCAGCGGCTCCCCGGACAGAGAGGGCGGGCAGCGGCCTCGCAGCCTGGTCGGGGCCCCGATAGAGGCACAGAAAGATGAGGAGGGTGTGCAGCGGGCACTGATGTTCGCTATGAAGGAGTATAACAAGGGCAGCAACGACAAGTACGTCAGCAAGGTCGCCAATGTCATCAACGTGAAGAAACAG attGTGTCTGGAGTAAATTACTTAATTAATGTGGAGATTGGTCGAACTACATGCACCAAGCCGACATATAATCTTGGAGAATGTGAATTTCACGAGCAGCCAGCAGATTTATCCAAG ctCATTTGTAACTTTGAAGTGTGGAATGTACCTTGGCTGGGCCAAACCAAACTGACTAAAAATGAATGCCACTAG